A segment of the Parasynechococcus marenigrum WH 8102 genome:
GCAATTCGGCCACCAGCTCCTGCCCTTCCAACTTGCGGCCCTCCCAGCGGAACAGACGCCGGGCGGTGGGGTTGGCCAGCACGATCCGGCCCTGCTCATCAAGAAGAATGGCGCCGTCGGCCATGGTGGCGATCAGCGACTGCTGCTTCACCTGGGCTGCGGTCAACTCCTCGATGTTGGCCTCGTCGTAGGCCTCGAGCTGGGAGGCCATGGCGTTGAAGCCGGTCAGCAATTCCCCCAGCTCACCGCCAACGGGCAGGTCGATGCGGGCCTGGAAGTTGCCGAGAGAAATCGAACGAACGCCTCGCAGCAGTTCCTTCACCGGGCGGGTGATGGTGAGGGCGTTGAACACAGCCCCCAGAATCACCAGCACCCAGATCGAGATGAACACCGCCACGGTCACCTCGCGGGTGAGGGCGGCGCTGGCGAGAGCGGTTTCATTGGGGTTCACCCCCAGACCGAGCACGCCGTAATAACGGCCGTTGCGAATCAGGGGGACGAACACATCAGTCACCCGGCCCTGGGGGGTGAGGTGCTGCCGCACAAGGGGATTCTGCGGGCGGCGGCGCAGTTCGTCCGGCAGCTCCAGGCGTCGGTTCAGGCGTAGATCACCGTCACCACCGGCGGCGGCCCCGCTGATCGGGATGCCGAGGTAGACAACCCCATCGGGATCGGCGAAGAAGATGTAGCGAACACTGCGGCTGGACCGCCAGAACTTCTCGGCCACGTTGGCCAGTTCGCGGTCCTGTTCCTGGGCCACCAGTTCGGTGACGTTGCCTGCCAGCAACAGGCCCAGGTCGCGGGCATAGCGGGTGTCGTTCATCACGGCATCGCGCTGGATGCCGTTCAGGGCCAAAAAGGTGATGCCGGTCATCACCAGGCTCACCACGAGGGTGGCGACGGCCAGCAGTTTGGTCTGCAGGCTGAATTCAGCCCACCACGCGACGATGCGACGCCAGATCCCATCGGATCCAGGATCTGGCCCACCGGGTTGCGGCAGGGCCCAGTCAGCGGTCGCGGGGGTAGTCATCCGCTGGAGCGCACCTGATGGCCGATGTCGCGACGGTACGTGATTCCATCAAATTGCACCTGATTGAGCCCGCTGTAGGCAGCAGCGAAGGCCTGGTCAAAATCATCGCCCTGGGCGACGACTGCCAGCACACGCCCCCCGGCGGTGATCAGCTCACCGTTGGCATCGCGCCGGGTGCCGGCGTGGAACAGCTGGCGGTTGGTCTTGCTGCTGAAGCTCAGCTGGATGGCATCGCCCTTGCGGGGAGCGTCGGGGTAGCCGGAGGCTGCCGCCACCACACAGGCGCTGCAGCGTGAATCGATCGAGAGCGCTGGGGCCAGGTCGAGCCGTCCCAGGGCACAGGCCTGCAGCACCTGCGCCAGCTCCGGTCCTAGCAGGGGCATCAGGGTCTGGCATTCCGGATCCCCGAAGCGGCAATTGAATTCGATCACCTGAGGTCCGGCGTCGGTGAGCATCAGGCCGGCGTAGATGACGCCGCGGTAGTCGATGCCACGGGCCTTGAGCGCCTGCAGCGTTGGCTCCAGCACCAGACGGCGAACCTGCTCCAGGCCTTCGGCATCCAGCAGTGGTGCGGGGGCGTAGGCCCCCATGCCTCCGGTGTTGGGGCCCCGGTCACCCTCCAGCAATCGCTTGTGGTCCTGGGCCGGTGGCAACAGCACCATCCGCTCCCCATCGCAAAGGGCGAACACCGACACCTCGGGGCCCTGCAGCTGCTCCTCCAGCACCAGATGGGAGCCGGCGCTGCCGAAGCGGCCGGCGAAGGCGTCCCGGATCGCCGCCTCCGCCTGCTCGATCGTGTCGGCGACGGTGACCCCCTTGCCTGCCGCCAGGCCATCGGCCTTCACCACCAGCGGCCGGCCCACCTCGGCCAACACCGCCAGGGCATCCGCTTCGCTGGTCACCGCCCAGTGGCCGGCGGTGGGCACCCCGGCCTCCCTCATCAGTTGCTTAGCCCAGGCCTTGCTGGCCTCCAGTTGCGCTCCCTCTGCCCCTGGACCGAACACGGCGATGCCGGCCTGCCGCAGGGCATCGGCCACCCCAGCAGCCAGAGGGGCTTCCGGACCCACCACGACCAAATCAACAGAATGCGTCTGGCAGTGGGCGATCAGTGCGGTGCTGTCGGTCTCCGCGATGGCGAGGGCCTGCTGGTCACTCCCGGCGTTGCCCGGGGTGATCCAGACCGTCTCAATGGCGTCATGGCGCTGCAGGGCCCAGCTCAGGGCGTGTTCGCGGCCGCCACCACCAACAACGAGCACCCGCCGCAGATCGGGCAGGGCGTGGGGACGGGTGGACGAGATGGCCATGGGGGCAAACCGGAGCGGAGGGGCCTCGTAGGTTCTCCGTTGTAGAACGCAGCCCGCCATGGGGATTCAGCCCCTGCCCATGCTGCTGTCGCTGCTGGCGGCGGCGACACCGCTCAGCGAGCCTCAGCCCATGGCGGAGGAGCGGTTTCAGCAATGGTTGCTGGAGTCGGATCTGCAGCAGCTGGAGCTGGGTTGCTCCGACCCGCTGATCGGAGCAACCGGCGGGCGTCAGCAGCAGATCCGGGATCGCTTGTTGGTGCTGAATCCCGCTCCTGACTCATTTGAGCTGGTGGTGGCGAATGCCACCGCGTTGCTCACCTGCGGTTCACCGGACAGTGCCGCGCGGGTGCTCAACCGGATCAGTCCAGCGGTGGGTGAGGAGCGCCGTCGCTGGCTTCGTCTGCGCTGGCAGGCCGCGGCGGCTGGGCTGGATCACCGCGAAGCGGCTTTGGCGTTGCGGCGGCTGGTGAACGGAGATCTGATCGCCCTGGCGAGCCTGGAGCTTGGGGACGGTCGCCTGGGGTTGGATCAACTGGCAGAGCATGAGGCGGCCCTGGGTCGACAGGCGGAGGCCGCTGCGGTGCTGCTGCTGGCCCCGAACCCCCAGCGACTCGCCCAGGCTGCTGATTGGCTGGCGGGTGCCGATGCTGCAGCGGCTGATCAGTTGCTGGAACAGGCGCTGGATCAGGCGGCGGCGGATCAGGCCTGGGGGCTGGCGGTGGAGCTGCTGGAGCTGCAGTTGAGCCTGCAGCTGGCGGCCGGTGGTGATGGCGCTCGGCCACGGCAACGGTTGCAGCGGCTGGCTGCCCAGCTCGATGACCGCTACAGCCTCTGGCGGCTTGAGGGGGGTGATGAGCTGGATCTGGGGCTGCGATCGCCGCGGCAGCCCGGCGGCCATGCTGCGGTAGGAGATTCCCCTGACGCACCGTCCCCATGAGTCCCGACCACGGCGAGTTGCTGTACGAAGGCAAGGCGAAGCGCATCTACGCCACCGACCACCCGGATCAGGTGCTGGTGGAGTACAAAAACGACGCGACTGCATTCAATGCCCAGAAGAAGGCACAACTGGCGGATAAAGGACGGTTGAACTGCCAGATCTCGGCTCGGTTATTTGAGCTGCTGGAGGGGCAGGGTGTCCCAAGCCACTATTTGGGGTTGGCGGGCGACACCTGGATGCTGGTGCAGCGGGTGGAGGTGATTCCGCTGGAGGTGGTGCTGCGCAACATCGCGACCGGATCGCTGTGTCGTCAGACGCCGATTGCCGAGGGAACTCCGATCAATCCAGCCCTGCTGGATCTTTATTACAAAGACGATGACCTCGGTGATCCGTTGCTGACGGAAGCCCGGGTGCGGTTGCTGGGGCTGGTGGATGACGCCCGACAGTCAGCGATTGAACAATTGGCGCGGCGAATCAATGGCGTGCTGCAGCCATTTTTCGACGGCCTCGAGCTGCAGTTGGTGGATTTCAAGCTTGAACTCGGGCTCAACAAGGCGGGCGAGTTGCTGCTGGCTGATGAGATCAGCCCTGACACCTGCCGCTTCTGGGATCAACGCAGCAGCGACACTAATGATCGGATTCTGGATAAGGACCGCTTCCGCAAGGATCTCGGTGGTGTGATGGAGGCCTACGGGGAGGTCCTCAAACGGGTCCACACCGCCTGCCCGAACCCCCGCAACTGCCTGTAAGGTCGGCGGACATTTTGTGGCTTCGGCCCTCAAAGCGCCTCGATGACTCGACGCAGCACTCGCCGTTCCCCGGTTGCCGTTGGTCAGGGTCTCCTGGGTCTGGCGTTGGGCTTGCCACTCACTGCAGCACCGGTGCTGGCGCAGGACACACCTGTTGTTGAGGTGGAGCAAGTCGAGGTCGCACAGCTTGATGCCCTGGAGGTCGAGGCCCCGCGGGTG
Coding sequences within it:
- the purD gene encoding phosphoribosylamine--glycine ligase, which gives rise to MAISSTRPHALPDLRRVLVVGGGGREHALSWALQRHDAIETVWITPGNAGSDQQALAIAETDSTALIAHCQTHSVDLVVVGPEAPLAAGVADALRQAGIAVFGPGAEGAQLEASKAWAKQLMREAGVPTAGHWAVTSEADALAVLAEVGRPLVVKADGLAAGKGVTVADTIEQAEAAIRDAFAGRFGSAGSHLVLEEQLQGPEVSVFALCDGERMVLLPPAQDHKRLLEGDRGPNTGGMGAYAPAPLLDAEGLEQVRRLVLEPTLQALKARGIDYRGVIYAGLMLTDAGPQVIEFNCRFGDPECQTLMPLLGPELAQVLQACALGRLDLAPALSIDSRCSACVVAAASGYPDAPRKGDAIQLSFSSKTNRQLFHAGTRRDANGELITAGGRVLAVVAQGDDFDQAFAAAYSGLNQVQFDGITYRRDIGHQVRSSG
- a CDS encoding ATP-binding protein, yielding MTTPATADWALPQPGGPDPGSDGIWRRIVAWWAEFSLQTKLLAVATLVVSLVMTGITFLALNGIQRDAVMNDTRYARDLGLLLAGNVTELVAQEQDRELANVAEKFWRSSRSVRYIFFADPDGVVYLGIPISGAAAGGDGDLRLNRRLELPDELRRRPQNPLVRQHLTPQGRVTDVFVPLIRNGRYYGVLGLGVNPNETALASAALTREVTVAVFISIWVLVILGAVFNALTITRPVKELLRGVRSISLGNFQARIDLPVGGELGELLTGFNAMASQLEAYDEANIEELTAAQVKQQSLIATMADGAILLDEQGRIVLANPTARRLFRWEGRKLEGQELVAELPDLLAIELQAPLDLLLISGADSEDLRCSVGEPSRTLRIVMQAVRDASGESLKGIAVTVQDLTREVELNAAQSRFISNVSHELRTPLFNIKSYVETLHDLGDQLSPEEHKEFLGVANDETDRLTRLVNDVLDLSRLESGRAVQFEAMNLLPAMEQTLRAYRLNADDKHVKLELDAPEDLPEVLGNWDLLLQVLDNLVGNALKFSRSGGTLALRAYPWPDTCPVGSPNDEQAGPSCALSSPLPRLRVEVADTGCGISAADQERIFDRFFRVENAVHTEVGTGLGLSIVRGILEKHGTKVSMASEPEVGTTFWFDLPLGQADVDELKLQAERRSTAEQLA
- the purC gene encoding phosphoribosylaminoimidazolesuccinocarboxamide synthase; amino-acid sequence: MSPDHGELLYEGKAKRIYATDHPDQVLVEYKNDATAFNAQKKAQLADKGRLNCQISARLFELLEGQGVPSHYLGLAGDTWMLVQRVEVIPLEVVLRNIATGSLCRQTPIAEGTPINPALLDLYYKDDDLGDPLLTEARVRLLGLVDDARQSAIEQLARRINGVLQPFFDGLELQLVDFKLELGLNKAGELLLADEISPDTCRFWDQRSSDTNDRILDKDRFRKDLGGVMEAYGEVLKRVHTACPNPRNCL